From the genome of Gemmatimonas phototrophica, one region includes:
- the prfA gene encoding peptide chain release factor 1: MLTHLRDRMADALRRATEVEQLLADPETTKDTPRLVELGREHHRLAEVVVKANRLNKAELELADAREMANGDDPDFVAEARAEVARLETEVEQLQKALLPLLIPRDPLDDRPAIVEIRAGTGGDEAGLFAGDLLRMYTRFIERRGWRTETISYSDGTMGGIKEAVFKVVGDGAFGVLRWESGVHRVQRVPATESQGRIHTSAATVAVLPEAEEVDVKIEDKDLRIDVFRSSGPGGQSVNTTDSAVRITHIPTGIVVSQQDQKSQLQNKAKGMEVLRSRLLDLRLSEQEAERSRMRKSQVSTGDRSAKIRTYNFPQGRVTDHRVGVTLYDIDGVMNGEIGPFLDAIQLANAEESLAG, from the coding sequence ATGCTGACCCATCTTCGCGACCGCATGGCTGATGCACTGCGCCGCGCCACCGAAGTGGAGCAGCTGCTCGCCGACCCGGAAACCACCAAAGACACCCCGCGCCTGGTCGAACTAGGGCGCGAGCACCACCGCCTGGCCGAGGTCGTGGTCAAAGCCAACCGGCTCAATAAGGCCGAACTGGAGCTCGCTGACGCCCGTGAGATGGCGAACGGCGATGACCCGGATTTTGTGGCCGAAGCGCGTGCCGAGGTCGCCCGGCTGGAAACCGAGGTGGAGCAGTTGCAGAAGGCGTTGCTCCCCCTGCTCATTCCCCGTGATCCCCTCGACGACCGTCCAGCCATCGTGGAAATCCGGGCCGGGACGGGAGGTGATGAAGCCGGGCTCTTTGCCGGCGATCTGCTGCGCATGTATACCCGGTTCATTGAACGCCGGGGGTGGCGCACCGAGACCATTTCCTACTCCGATGGCACCATGGGTGGCATCAAGGAAGCGGTGTTCAAGGTCGTGGGCGATGGCGCCTTTGGTGTGCTGCGCTGGGAAAGCGGTGTGCATCGGGTGCAACGGGTCCCTGCGACCGAATCGCAGGGGCGCATTCACACGTCGGCCGCCACGGTGGCCGTCTTGCCGGAAGCCGAAGAAGTGGACGTGAAGATTGAAGACAAGGATCTGCGCATCGATGTCTTCCGCTCCTCAGGCCCCGGTGGTCAGAGTGTGAATACCACCGATTCGGCAGTGCGCATTACGCACATCCCCACCGGCATTGTGGTGTCGCAGCAGGACCAGAAGTCGCAGCTGCAAAACAAGGCGAAAGGCATGGAAGTGCTGCGCTCCCGTCTGCTGGACCTGCGGCTCTCCGAACAGGAAGCCGAACGGTCGCGCATGCGAAAGTCGCAGGTCAGCACGGGCGACCGGTCGGCCAAAATCCGCACGTACAATTTCCCGCAGGGGCGCGTGACCGATCACCGGGTGGGGGTCACGTTGTATGACATCGACGGGGTGATGAACGGCGAGATTGGACCGTTCCTCGACGCCATTCAGCTGGCGAACGCCGAGGAGAGTCTCGCCGGGTGA
- the prmC gene encoding peptide chain release factor N(5)-glutamine methyltransferase — MTLRDAVNRAVALIAECAALEAEVRRDAAREGRLLIAGVLHLSPGGLAQRLVVSPAMLAAEGEAIERALHRRLRGEPLAYTVGTAPFRDLVLEVDARVLIPRPETEVVVGEALRVTAASLGGTAVDVGTGSGAIALSLATEGHFDRVIATDVSSDALEVAAGNSTRVLGKASAPVEFRLGADLAPLKGIRARVIVSNPPYIAYEEAEALPRSVRNWEPPLALFAADHGMARYRALLQGGRDVLEPGGWMVLELDASRGPATATIAEQQGYEAIEIRQDYSGRDRVLLARAPGR, encoded by the coding sequence GTGACGTTGCGCGACGCGGTCAATCGCGCCGTCGCGCTGATAGCCGAGTGCGCCGCGTTGGAGGCGGAGGTGCGGCGCGATGCGGCACGGGAAGGGCGCCTGCTCATTGCCGGGGTGTTGCACCTCTCACCGGGCGGGCTGGCGCAGCGGCTGGTGGTATCGCCAGCGATGCTGGCGGCCGAAGGCGAGGCCATTGAACGGGCGCTGCACCGTCGGCTGCGGGGAGAGCCGTTGGCCTATACCGTGGGGACCGCACCGTTCCGCGATCTCGTGCTGGAGGTGGACGCCCGTGTGCTCATTCCCCGTCCGGAAACCGAGGTGGTGGTGGGGGAAGCGCTGCGGGTCACGGCCGCGTCGTTAGGGGGCACGGCGGTGGATGTGGGCACCGGATCGGGCGCCATTGCGCTGAGCCTGGCAACCGAAGGGCACTTTGACCGAGTGATTGCCACTGATGTGTCTTCGGATGCGTTGGAGGTGGCCGCGGGGAACTCCACGCGGGTGTTGGGGAAGGCGTCCGCACCCGTCGAGTTCCGTCTGGGGGCCGATCTGGCCCCGCTGAAAGGGATCCGCGCCCGTGTGATTGTCTCCAATCCTCCGTACATTGCGTACGAAGAGGCGGAGGCGTTGCCGCGCAGCGTCCGCAATTGGGAGCCGCCGCTGGCGCTCTTCGCGGCGGACCATGGCATGGCGCGCTACCGGGCGCTGCTGCAGGGCGGCCGGGACGTGCTGGAGCCCGGCGGCTGGATGGTGCTGGAGCTTGATGCCAGTCGGGGGCCGGCAACGGCGACCATTGCTGAGCAACAGGGGTACGAAGCGATAGAAATCAGGCAGGACTATTCAGGGCGTGACCGGGTGTTGCTGGCGAGGGCGCCGGGACGGTAA
- a CDS encoding YlbF family regulator: MLEDKAKDLGRSIGQSDEYKAVKRSSEALNNDREATTILRQMEKIRQDAQAMIDRGEEPTGDMEQQLDALLQQVQVNSAYQSAISAQDNFDKLMLRVNQWIADGIRTGATSSIILG, encoded by the coding sequence ATGCTCGAAGACAAGGCGAAAGATCTTGGCCGTTCCATTGGCCAAAGCGACGAATACAAGGCCGTGAAGCGCTCCAGCGAAGCGTTGAACAACGATCGCGAAGCCACGACGATTCTCCGCCAGATGGAGAAGATCCGTCAGGATGCGCAGGCCATGATTGACCGGGGCGAAGAACCGACCGGCGACATGGAGCAGCAGCTCGACGCGCTCCTGCAGCAAGTGCAGGTCAACTCGGCGTACCAGTCCGCAATTTCGGCGCAGGACAACTTCGACAAGCTCATGTTGCGGGTGAACCAGTGGATTGCCGACGGCATCCGCACGGGTGCTACCAGCTCCATCATCCTTGGTTGA